From Denitrovibrio acetiphilus DSM 12809, the proteins below share one genomic window:
- the purN gene encoding phosphoribosylglycinamide formyltransferase, which translates to MKKIAVLLSGRGSNFISIKKAVDDGSINGEIVVVISNKADAKGLAFARENGLDGVFVDPKQFESREDYDRELVRILKEKGTELVCLAGFMRIISPVFIEAFRNRILNIHPSLLPSFKGLDAQKQALEFGVRFAGCTVHFVDEEMDNGSIILQAVVPVEQTDTDDDLSARILEQEHKIYPEAVRLFCADKLRTEGRRVFIN; encoded by the coding sequence TTGAAGAAGATAGCAGTGTTGCTCTCCGGAAGGGGGAGTAATTTTATTTCTATAAAGAAAGCGGTTGATGATGGCTCTATTAACGGAGAAATAGTCGTGGTTATCAGTAATAAAGCTGATGCGAAAGGGCTTGCATTTGCCAGAGAGAACGGGCTTGACGGAGTTTTTGTTGATCCGAAGCAGTTTGAATCAAGAGAAGACTATGACAGAGAGCTTGTGCGAATCCTGAAAGAGAAGGGGACAGAACTTGTCTGTCTTGCCGGATTCATGCGTATCATCTCTCCTGTGTTTATTGAGGCTTTCCGGAACAGAATACTGAATATACATCCGTCACTTCTCCCTTCATTTAAAGGGCTGGATGCACAGAAGCAGGCTCTTGAATTTGGTGTCCGTTTTGCCGGATGCACAGTTCATTTTGTGGATGAAGAGATGGATAACGGCTCTATAATTCTTCAGGCTGTGGTGCCTGTGGAGCAGACCGACACAGATGATGATCTGTCTGCCAGAATACTGGAGCAGGAACATAAGATATATCCCGAAGCGGTAAGGCTCTTTTGTGCCGATAAGCTTCGGACAGAAGGCAGAAGAGTCTTCATAAACTGA